The Prunus dulcis chromosome 3, ALMONDv2, whole genome shotgun sequence genome segment atctttttttatttttttatttgttactCATTTGCTGGAAAATTTAGAGTTAATTAGTTCTCATGCATCACAGCAGGACTAGTGTTCTATTCTGTTTCTCTTTGGATCATTTGGGTGAATTGTCTCATGATTTGAAGTCCCTTGTGAAGGGTATAGTTATTTAGAGCTTTAACTGGTTCTTTACCTCATCAGCTTGATCTTTGAAGATGCCAATCGAGAACTCAAACACGTCTGATCGAGATACTGAGCCATTTGTGGAGGTTGATCCAACTGGGCGGTTTGGGCGGTATGATGATCTCCTTGGTCATGGTGCTGTGAAGAAGGTTTATAGGGCTTTTGATCAGGAGGAAGGTACAGAGGTGGCCTGGAATCAGGTCCGCTTGAGGACTTTCAGTGAAGATCCAACTCTCATAAACCGGCTTTACTCAGAGGTTAAGCTATTGAGCACATTGAAGAACAAGTATATCATTGTTTGTTACAGTGTTTGGAGGGATGAGGCGCACAACACTTTGAATTTCATCACTGAGGTGTGCACATCTGGAAACCTGAGGCAATACAGGAAGAAGCATCGCCATGTGTCTATTAGGGCTTTGAAGAAGTGGTCAAGACAGGTGCTTGAGGGATTGGAATACCTCCATACACATGAGCCATGCATCATTCACAGAGATCTCAATTGCAGCAACATCTTCATCAATGGGAACACTGGCCAGGTAATTATAACTCATAAGTTGTATCAACTGGTTTCTCCTGATTTCTGTGAGCATAAATTGGGTCGCTCT includes the following:
- the LOC117622210 gene encoding probable serine/threonine-protein kinase WNK11; protein product: MPIENSNTSDRDTEPFVEVDPTGRFGRYDDLLGHGAVKKVYRAFDQEEGTEVAWNQVRLRTFSEDPTLINRLYSEVKLLSTLKNKYIIVCYSVWRDEAHNTLNFITEVCTSGNLRQYRKKHRHVSIRALKKWSRQVLEGLEYLHTHEPCIIHRDLNCSNIFINGNTGQVKIGDLGFAAIVGKNHEAHSIIGTPEYMAPELYEEDYTEMVDIYSFGMCLLEMVTMEIPYSECDSVAKIYKKVTAGIKPAGLNKVTDPEVKAFIEKSIAQPRARPSASDLLKDPFLSEPKSNIEEIELIL